A DNA window from Doryrhamphus excisus isolate RoL2022-K1 chromosome 2, RoL_Dexc_1.0, whole genome shotgun sequence contains the following coding sequences:
- the atp8b1 gene encoding phospholipid-transporting ATPase IC: MSIRHTGTHGSMGPNDEVMPYSDDETDDELDVTTEDEEETPGAPQPPVEVRPTEIGWKVKANDRAFHHLPEFDQKIFLFFKKSKYSGNAIKTYKYNVFTFLPLNLFEQFKRVANVYFLALLILQCIPAITTLPWYTTLIPLVVVLGVTAIKDLVDDLARHRMDKEINNRKCEVLLDGRFQESKWRHIQVGDVVRLKKNDFIPADILLLSSSNPNSLCYVETAELDGETNLKFKMGLRVTDERLQEERQLAQFDALIECEEPNNRLDKFTGVMQWKMDRYPLDLDNMLLRGCKIRNTDECHGLVIFAGADTKIMRNGGKTRFKRTKIDELMNYMVYTIFVLLILVAAGLAIGHSFWYEEIGANAWYLYDGRDDSNSYRGFLSFWGYIIVLNTMVPISLYVSVEVIRLGQSKFINWDLQMYFADKDTPAKARTTTLNEQLGQIEYIFSDKTGTLTQNVMMFKKCTIAGRSYGNPTTAEGVSLDRGRPVDWSWNQYADKKFQFMDNSLVACLRSKKDKDAVDFFRLLSLCHTVMVESNDGELVYQAASPDEGALVTAARNFGFVFLSRTQDTITIREMEQEKTYEMLALLDFNSDRKRMSIILKFPDGRIRLYCKGADTVIYQRLSPNSKHKESTQTALDIFANETLRTLCLCYKDISAAEYEAWSRKHMEAQVTMVNRDAALDQVYEQIETNLMLIGATAIEDKLQDGVPETIAKLAKADIKIWVLTGDKKETAENIGYSCSLLTDDMHIHYGEDVNEKLSIRQANRRNEPPAPSRGRKRPAEPFFPEPGKNALIITGGWLNEILYEKKKKRRRLRLRRLGKRPPPSSPQDGQPMNDWEKEIRQIDFVDMACECEAVICCRVTPKQKANVVSLVKKYKKAITLSIGDGANDVNMIKTADIGVGISGQEGMQAVMSSDFAFAQFRYLQRLLLVHGRWSYIRMCKFLRFFFFKNFAFTLVHFWYSFFSGYSSQVAYEDWFITLYNLCYSSLPVLLVGLLDQDVNDRLSLKFPKLYLPGQQGTLFNYKNFFISLFHGIFVSLITFFIPYGAFLQTMGQDGEAPSDYQSFAVVTASSLIFTVNLQISLDTSYWTFVNCFAVLGSIAIYFGIMFDLHSAGIHVIFPQFFTFTGAASNALRQPYLWLTIILTVGISLLPVICIQFLHKVIWPSIGDKVQRNRKKYELEMQQEARKKRPAFQRGGRSRRSGYAFSHSRGYADLIASGRSIRRRPTGRGGPQNTIREAPERAAENI, translated from the exons ATGAGTATCCGGCACACGGGCACCCATGGATCCATGGGGCCCAATGATGAGGTCATGCCGTACAGTGATGACGAGACTGACGATGAGCTGGATGTAACCactgaagatgaagaagagaCGCCGGGAGCCCCACAGCCCCCTGTGGAAGTTCGACCCACAG AGATCGGATGGAAAGTGAAAGCCAATGACCGAGCTTTTCACCACCTGCCAGAATTTGACCAAAAAATATTCCTGTTCTTCAAGAAGAGCAAATATTCT GGAAATGCCATTAAGACATACAAGTACAATGTCTTCACGTTCCTTCCACTCAACTTGTTCGAGCAGTTTAAGAGAGTTGCAAACGTCTACTTCTTGGCTCTGCTCATCTTGCAG TGTATTCCAGCTATTACCACGCTCCCTTGGTACACTACTCTGATTCCTCTGGTTGTGGTTCTGGGAGTCACCGCCATCAAAGACCTGGTGGATGATCTT GCTCGTCATCGAATGGACAAGGAGATTAATAACCGGAAATGTGAGGTCCTGTTAGATGGCAG GTTTCAAGAGTCAAAGTGGAGGCACATCCAGGTCGGAGATGTAGTTCGTCTGAAGAAAAATGACTTCATCCCG GCAGACATTTTGCTGCTATCCAGCTCCAACCCAAACAGTCTGTGCTACGTGGAAACGGCAGAGCTTGACGG AGAAACCAACCTGAAGTTTAAGATGGGACTTCGAGTGACTGATGAGAGACTGCAGGAGGAACGTCAACTGGCTCAGTTTGATG CGCTGATTGAATGCGAAGAGCCCAACAACCGTCTGGATAAGTTCACAGGGGTCATGCAATGGAAGATGGATCGCTATCCCTTGGATCTGGACAACATGCTGCTCCGAGGTTGCAAGATCAGAAACACAGATGAATGTCATGGACTCGTCATCTTTGCAG GTGCTGACACAAAAATCATGAGAAACGGGGGTAAGACCAGATTCAAGAGGACCAAAATTGACGAGCTAATGAACTATATGGTCTACACT ATCTTTGTTCTTCTTATTCTGGTGGCAGCAGGACTTGCCATCGGTCACAGCTTTTGGTACGAGGAAATTGGCGCCAACGCCTGGTATCTATATGACGGTAGAGATGATAGTAACTCCTACAGAGGATTCCTCAGCTTCTGGGGATACATCATTGTCCTGAACACCATGGTGCCTATTTCGCTCTATGTCAG TGTGGAGGTGATTCGTCTTGGTCAGAGTAAGTTCATCAACTGGGACCTGCAGATGTACTTTGCAGATAAAGACACACCAGCAAAG GCTCGAACCACCACACTCAACGAGCAGCTGGGACAGATCGAGTACATTTTCTCAGACAAGACAGGAACGCTGACGCAAAACGTCATGATGTTCAAAAAGTGCACCATCGCTGGACGCAGTTATG GCAACCCAACCACAGCTGAGGGAGTGAGTCTAGATCGAGGACGG CCGGTGGACTGGAGCTGGAATCAGTATGCGGACAAAAAGTTCCAATTTATGGACAATTCCCTTGTTGCCTGCTTACGATCCAAGAAAGATAAAGATGCAGTGGACTTCTTCAGACTCCTCTCCCTCTGCCACACTGTCATGGTGGAGAGCAATGATG gCGAGTTGGTATACCAAGCGGCATCTCCAGATGAGGGCGCCCTGGTGACTGCAGCTCGGAACTTTGGTTTTGTGTTTCTGTCACGCACCCAGGACACCATCACCATCAGAGAGATGGAACAAGAGAAAACCTATGAGATGTTGGCGCTGCTCGACTTCAACTCGGACCGCAAGCGCATGTCCATCATCT TGAAGTTTCCAGATGGTCGTATTCGTCTCTACTGTAAAGGAGCTGACACGGTCATCTACCAGAGACTTTCACCGAATTCCAAGCACAAGGAGTCCACTCAAACCGCTCTGGAT ATATTTGCCAATGAAACCTTGCGGACACTATGCCTGTGCTACAAAGACATCAGCGCCGCAGAGTACGAAGCCTGGTCCAGGAAACACATGGAGGCTCAGGTGACAATGGTCAACAGAGACGCCGCCCTCGATCAGGTTTATGAGCAGATTGAGACCAACCTCATG TTGATTGGAGCCACAGCCATTGAGGACAAACTGCAGGATGGGGTACCAGAGACCATTGCCAAACTAGCCAAGGCCGACATCAAGATCTGGGTCTTGACTGGAGATAAGAAAG aAACTGCAGAGAACATTGGATATTCTTGTTCCCTTCTGACCGATGACATGCACATCCACTATGGAGAGGATGTCAA TGAGAAACTGAGCATCCGTCAGGCAAACAGGAGAAACGAGCCACCGGCTCCAAGTCGAGGCAGAAAGAGACCTGCAGAACCATTTTTCCCAGAGCCGGGCAAAAACGCACTGATCATCACCGGAGGATGGCTG AACGAAATTTTatatgagaagaaaaagaaacgcCGCCGTTTGCGTCTTCGTCGTCTGGGAAAGCGACCACCTCCCAGCAGCCCTCAGGATGGACAACCTATGAACGACTGGGAGAAAGAAATAAGACAG ATTGACTTTGTGGACATGGCGTGTGAATGCGAGGCTGTGATCTGCTGTCGTGTTACACCCAAGCAGAAAGCTAACGTGGTCAGTTTGGTAAAGAAGTATAAGAAGGCCATCACCTTGTCCATTGGAGACGGTGCCAACGATGTCAACATGATCAAAA CCGCGGACATTGGTGTTGGCATCAGTGGTCAGGAGGGGATGCAGGCTGTGATGTCCAGTGACTTTGCTTTTGCTCAGTTCCGCTACCTGCAGCGCCTCCTGCTGGTACACGGACGCTGGTCTTACATTAGGATGTGCAAGTTCCTCCGGTTCTTCTTCTTCAAGAACTTTGCCTTCACCTTGGTCCATTTCTGGTACTCTTTCTTCAGCGGATACTCATCACAG GTGGCCTACGAGGACTGGTTCATCACGCTCTATAATCTCTGTTACAGCAGCTTACCTGTTCTTCTAGTTGGACTCCTTGACCAG GATGTCAATGACAGGCTGAGTCTCAAGTTCCCCAAGTTGTATCTACCCGGCCAGCAGGGGACGTTGTTTAACTACAAGAACTTCTTCATCAGCTTGTTCCACGGCATCTTCGTCTCCCTCATCACCTTCTTCATCCCGTACGGAGCGTTCCTGCAGACCATGGGGCAAGATGGTGAAGCCCCCTCAGACTACCAGTCTTTTGCTGTGGTCACAGCTTCATCGCTGATTTTCACCGTCAATCTGCAG ATCTCCCTGGATACCTCCTACTGGACCTTTGTCAACTGTTTTGCCGTTTTGGGAAGCATAGCCATCTACTTTGGAATAATGTTTGACTTGCACAGTGCAGGAATACACGTCATTTTCCCCCAATTTTTCACCTTCACAG GGGCGGCATCAAATGCTCTTCGCCAACCTTACTTGTGGTTAACCATCATCCTCACGGTTGGCATCAGCTTGCTGCCTGTCATCTGCATCCAGTTCCTCCATAAAGTCATCTGGCCCTCCATAGGAGACAAG GTCCAAAGAAACAGAAAGAAGTATGAGTTGGAAATGCAACAGGAGGCAAGGAAAAAGAGACCGGCTTTCCAGCGTGGCGGGCGTTCCCGTCGCTCTGGCTACGCCTTCTCCCACTCTCGAGGCTATGCTGACCTCATCGCTTCCGGGCGGAGCATTCGGAGACGCCCCACTGGCCGAGGTGGCCCGCAGAACACCATCAGGGAGGCTCCTGAAAGAGCAGCTGAAAACATTTGA